From the genome of Eucalyptus grandis isolate ANBG69807.140 chromosome 2, ASM1654582v1, whole genome shotgun sequence, one region includes:
- the LOC104428287 gene encoding universal stress protein A-like protein: MAEAVARERKILVAVDESEESMYALSWCLKNVVSENSKDTLVLLYAKPLRSAYTALDGTGYLFSSDIVATMERHNNEVADRVMARAKKICHDFGEVAVETRVENGDARDVICSVAQKLVPDVLVMGSHGYGLIKRAFLGSVSYHCAQNVKCPVLVVKRPKTNRND; the protein is encoded by the exons ATGGCTGAGGCGGtagcgagagagaggaagatacTGGTGGCGGTGGACGAGAGCGAAGAGAGCATGTACGCCTTGTCGTGGTGTCTCAAGAACGTCGTCTCCGAGAACTCCAAGGACACCCTCGTCCTCCTCTACGCAAAGCCCCTTCGTTCTGCCTACACAGCCCTCGACGGCACAG GGTACTTGTTTTCCTCGGACATAGTGGCCACCATGGAGAGGCACAACAATGAGGTGGCCGACCGTGTGATGGCCAGGGCTAAGAAGATCTGCCATGATTTTGGTGAG GTCGCGGTGGAGACGAGAGTGGAGAATGGGGATGCAAGAGATGTCATCTGCAGCGTGGCGCAGAAGTTGGTGCCTGATGTTCTGGTGATGGGGAGCCATGGTTACGGTCTTATAAAAAG GGCCTTTCTGGGGAGCGTGAGCTATCACTGTGCCCAGAACGTCAAGTGTCCCGTGCTCGTAGTGAAGAGGCCCAAAACCAACAGGAACGACTGA
- the LOC104428253 gene encoding calreticulin — protein MAMAGSTGRRHQQLLLLALALSSLAAIASAAVFFEERFEDGWETRWVKSDWKKDENMAGEWNYTSGKWNGDSDDKGIQTSEDYRFYAISAEYPEFSNKDKTLVFQFSVKHEQKLDCGGGYMKLLSGDVDQKKFGGDTPYSIMFGPDICGYSTKKVHAILTYNGTNQLIKKDVPCETDQLTHVYTFVLRPDATYTILIDNVEKQTGSLYSDWDLLPPKQIKDPEAKKPEDWDDKEYIPDPEDKKPEGYDDIPKEIPDSDAKKPEDWDDEEDGEWTAPTIANPEYKGPWNPKKIKNPNYQGKWKAPMIDNPDFKDDPELYVFPKLKYVGIELWQVKSGTLFDNVLICDDPEYAKKVAEETWGKNKDAEKAAFDEAEKKREEEEAKDEPVDSDIEDEDDDADADDAEDDSDSVIKAEADESAESADSKDEVKDEL, from the exons ATGGCGATGGCGGGCTCGACGGGCCGCCGCCACCAGCAGCTGCTCCTCCTCGCGCTCGCGCTCTCCTCCCTCGCCGCGatcgcctccgccgccgtctTCTTCGAGGAGCGCTTCGAAG ATGGATGGGAGACTCGATGGGTTAAATCTGATTGGAAGAAAGATGAGAACATGGCCGGAGAGTGGAACTATACGTCTGGTAAATGGAATGGAGATTCTGATGACAAAG GTATCCAAACAAGTGAAGACTATAGGTTCTACGCCATATCAGCTGAGTACCCCGAATTCAGCAACAAGGACAAGACTCTAGTCTTCCAGTTTTCTGTAAAACATGAACAGAAACTTGACTGTGGTGGTGGGTACATGAAGCTACTCAGTGGGGACGTCGATCAGAAAAAGTTTGGTGGCGACACCCCATACAG CATCATGTTTGGACCGGATATCTGTGGCTACAGTACCAAGAAAGTTCATGCCATTCTCACTTATAATGGAACTAATCAACTGATCAAAAAGGATGTTCCTTGTGAGACAGATCAACTTACTCATGTTTACACTTTTGTCCTCCGTCCCGATGCTACCTATACTATCTTGATTGATAATGTTGAGAAACAAACTGGTAGCTTGTACTCTGACTGGGATCTTCTCCCACCAAAGCAAATCAAGGATCCCGAGGCGAAGAAA CCTGAAGACTGGGACGACAAAGAGTACATTCCTGATCCTGAAGACAAGAAGCCAGAG GGGTATGATGACATCCCGAAAGAAATACCAGATTCAGATGCCAAGAAG CCTGAAGACTGGGATGATGAGGAGGATGGTGAGTGGACTGCCCCAACCATTGCCAACCCTGAATACAAGGGTCCATGGAATCCAAAG aaaattaaGAATCCCAACTACCAGGGGAAGTGGAAGGCACCAATGATTGACAACCCAG ACTTCAAGGATGACCCAGAGCTCTATGTTTTCCCCAAGTTGAAGTATGTTGGGATTGAACTATGGCAG GTCAAATCTGGAACCTTGTTCGATAATGTCTTGATATGTGATGATCCTGAGTATGCCAAGAAGGTTGCTGAAGAGACATGGGGCAAGAACAAGGAT GCTGAGAAGGCAGCATTTGACGAggctgaaaagaaaagagaggaagag GAAGCCAAGGATGAGCCGGTAGATTCTGAC attgaggatgaagatgatgatgctGATGCCGATGATGCTGAAGACGATTCTGATTCCGTAATTAAAGCAGAAGCAGATGAGAGTGCTGAGTCTGCTGACTCCAAGGACGAAGTAAAG GATGAGTTGTAG